The Comamonas piscis region AGGCTCCACAGGCCCAGCAGCGAGGCGGGCGAGTTGTCGTAGCCAAACTGGTAGCGCTTGATTTCCTTCTCGCCCTCACCCGGCAGGGTGATATAGCCCAGGGTGCCGCTGACAAAGCGGATGCGCACATTGCCGGGGCTGCCGCGCTCGACGCCGCTGCGGTCGCCACTGCCCAGGAAACGGCCGCCTTCATAGCGGCCCAGGGTGGTCGTCAGCTCGCTGTTCTCATTCAGACGGCCTGTCGCCATGTAGAAGGTGGGCTGGCCGCTGCTCTCATAGGCATAGACCTGCATCACCAGCACATCGTTTTGCACATCGACGGCAAAACCACGGCCCGGACGGCCATTGACCTCGTCGGAGACGATCCAGGTACCGCCTTGCGGTACATAGGCATGGGCCATTCCAGTGAGGGCCACGGCGGCCCAGGCAATCGCGTGTTTGAACATGTCGCTCTCCTGTATGGGTGCGCCGCTGTCGCGGCGCGGTAGTGGAGCGAGTATATCGACGAGATTGCGGAGAGCTGTGTCAGAAAGTGTCCTGCTCGGCACCCCGTGCAGCGCGCTTTCTACACGACGGTTTGAAGCCGACGCTGGGCCTGCTGGTGGCGCTGCAAGGTCTTCTGGGCCAGCGCAATCACCGGCGCATCAACCATGCGGCCATCGACCACGCATACCCCCCCTTGCGCGGCCTCGGCCGCGGCCAACACCTGCTGGGCGCGCTGCAGCTGCGCATCGGTCGGCGCAAAGGCGGCATTGATGGGGGCCACCTGCATCGGGTGGATACTGAGCTTGCCACCAAAGCCGCCGCGCAGCGCCCGCGCCGCATCAGCCTGCACGACGGCAGCCTCTTGGGTATTGACGGTCACACCATCAATAGGCGCGGGCAGCTGGGCGCGGCGCGCGGCCAGCACCACGGCCAGGCGCACCGGCAGCAGCTCGCTCTCGTCCTCGGCACAGGCCATGCCGGCATCGACCTGAAAATCCAGATGGCCAAAGGCCAGGCGCAGCACGCGCGGCGCGCGCGCAATCGCATCGATGGCATGCAGGCCCGCAACCGATTCGATGATGGGCACCAGCAGCCCCTGCGCGCCCAGCGCCGGCAGCAGCAGGGCCATCGCCTCGGCCGTCTCGGCCTTGGGCAGCACCACACCGGCGGCGCCCTGCGCCACCAGCTGGGCCAGCGCCTGCTGATCGCCATCAAACCAGGGGGTGCCATGGGCATTGATGCGCACCAGTACTCGGGCGCGCTCTGCTGTTTGCAGCTGGCCAAAGGCTGCCAGCAAGGCAGCGCGGGCGCCTTCCTTGTCCTGCGGCGCCACCGCATCTTCCAGGTCCACGATCACCGCATCGGCCCCACTGGCCAGCGCCTTGGCGATGCGCTCGGGGCGGCTGGCCGGTACAAACAGCCAGGAGGTGGCGGTGGCCAGCGGATGCGAGTTAACAGTCATGTCCATCAATCTTTCTTCTATCCAAAAAGGGGCCCACGGCCCCTGCTCCTGCGCGGGTGGAGCGCCAGGCTTATTCGGCGGTCACACCGGCTGCCTTGATCACCGTGTTCCAACGCTTCACTTCCGATTCCAGCAAGGTCTTCAAGCTCTGCGGCGTGGCGCGGTCCGGGGTCACCAGCTCGCTGCTCAGGTCGGCAATGCGCTGTACCACCACGGGGTCCTTCAAGGCCACATTCAGGGCGGTGTTGATCTTGTTGATCACCTCGGCCGGCGTGCCCTTGGGGGCGTACATGCCGTGCCAGACCTTGACGTCAAAACCCTTCAGGCCCTGCTCGTCGAGCGTGGGGATCTGTGGCATGGCGGTCAGGCGCTGGGGCGTAGTCACGCCAAATACCTTGACCCGGTTGCCGTCCTTGATGACCGGCGCGGTCTGCGTGGTCTGGTCACAAAGCAGATCGACCTGGCCGCCCATCAAGTCATTCATCGCCGGGCCCGCGCCCTTGTAGGGCACCGTCGTCAGCTTGACCCCCGCCTGGTACGCAAACAGCATGCCGCAGAGCTGCGAGACCGCGCCAATACCGGCATTGGCCAGCGACACCTTCTCCTGGTTGGCCTTCACATAGGCCAGCAGCTCCTGGAAGTTGTTGGCCGGAAAGTCCTTGCGCGACAACAAAGTCATCGGCACATCCAGCACCTGGCCGATGTACTCGAAATCCTTCAGCGGGTCGTAGGGCAGCTTTTTGTACAGCGATGGCGCTGTCGCCATGCCCATGTGGTGGATCAGGATGGTGTAGCCATCGTTCTTGGCCCGTGCCACGCGCGCCGGTGCAATCGTGCCGCCTGCGCCCACGGTGTTTTCCACCACCACGGTCTGGCCCAGCGACTTGCCCATCGGAATGGCCAGCATGCGCGCCACCACATCGGTCGGGCCACCGGCCGAATAGGGCACCACCAGCACCACCGGTTTGGTGGGCCAGTCCTGCGCCTGGGCGTTGAGGTGCAGGCCCAGGCTGGTACAGGCCATCAGGGCAGCAGCAGCGGCCGGGGTCAACAAGCGAATGCGCATTTTTGTCTCCTGGTCTTGGGTTGGGTACTTCGCCCTTCCCGGTAGGTAAAGGGGACTGCTCCAGCCCCCTGCATCACAAGCGCCGACGGGCGGCGCTGCTGCTTTCTTTATACGGCCAGCAACAGCTTTTCGACCCTGGTCCATTCCCGTACTTGCCAGAGTTTCTGCACCGATTGCTGCATCTGCGCAGCCGGCACCGCGCGGCTGAAGGCGCCCAGACGCAGCGCCTTGTCGGTCAGCTCCTCGCGGCTCAGGGTGTTGCCCGGGTCGCCCTTGGGCTCGTCCACCCGGCCTTCCAGCACGCGGCCATCGGTGGTGGTCACCGTTACCTTGCCAATCCAGCGCTGCGGGTAGGCGCCGTCCACCTCGGGGTCCAGCACCATGCGCACCTTGTCGCGCAGCAGCATGGTGTCTTCGGCGCGGAATTCATCGTCAAACTCATTGAGCCCGGCAAAGCCAAAGCGCGCGGCCAGCGCCAGCACCGTGCCCATCGAGAACTTGCTCTGGTGCACCGTGGTCGGGTCCACCACGGGGCCCAGCACATCG contains the following coding sequences:
- a CDS encoding HpcH/HpaI aldolase/citrate lyase family protein; the protein is MTVNSHPLATATSWLFVPASRPERIAKALASGADAVIVDLEDAVAPQDKEGARAALLAAFGQLQTAERARVLVRINAHGTPWFDGDQQALAQLVAQGAAGVVLPKAETAEAMALLLPALGAQGLLVPIIESVAGLHAIDAIARAPRVLRLAFGHLDFQVDAGMACAEDESELLPVRLAVVLAARRAQLPAPIDGVTVNTQEAAVVQADAARALRGGFGGKLSIHPMQVAPINAAFAPTDAQLQRAQQVLAAAEAAQGGVCVVDGRMVDAPVIALAQKTLQRHQQAQRRLQTVV
- a CDS encoding tripartite tricarboxylate transporter substrate-binding protein; the encoded protein is MACTSLGLHLNAQAQDWPTKPVVLVVPYSAGGPTDVVARMLAIPMGKSLGQTVVVENTVGAGGTIAPARVARAKNDGYTILIHHMGMATAPSLYKKLPYDPLKDFEYIGQVLDVPMTLLSRKDFPANNFQELLAYVKANQEKVSLANAGIGAVSQLCGMLFAYQAGVKLTTVPYKGAGPAMNDLMGGQVDLLCDQTTQTAPVIKDGNRVKVFGVTTPQRLTAMPQIPTLDEQGLKGFDVKVWHGMYAPKGTPAEVINKINTALNVALKDPVVVQRIADLSSELVTPDRATPQSLKTLLESEVKRWNTVIKAAGVTAE